In SAR202 cluster bacterium, the sequence TCAATCGAATCAATAAAAAACTCTGATCTTATTATATATACTGTAAAAACATATCATAACGATGTTGTTGCCAAACAAATATCAAAGTACATAAACCCGTATGCAAAAATATTATGTCTGCAAAATGGTATAACTAGTTGGCGGTATTTAGAATCAATAATTGGTAAGCATACTATCATCCCGGGTCTAATCTATATTGAAGCACAAATGAAGAAACCTGGATATGTTAACCAACAAGGAAACGTTGTAGATTTGGTATTCGGTAGCATTGATTCTTCTCAAAATGATGTAATACATAAAATGGTAGATATTTTTTCAAAAGCTAAAATCTCTTTCACCCAAACGAAAGAGATTTTACCTGAAATCTGGAAGAAATGGTTTTTTATCGCAGTTTTAGCAGGTATGACATGCGCCTTTAATACTAATATAAAGTCAATATTATCAAATAATGAAACTCATCAAATATTAAAACAATGCATGAAAGAAATAGAAGAAATAGGTATCAAAAAAGGTTATCAGAACGATTCGAGTATTACGGAATCTATATATCAATATCTTATTGATGAATCAGATGATTTGATAGCCTCAATGAAAATTGATCTTGATAATAAAAAAGAAATTGAAATAGATGCCCTTAGTGGTGCTGTTATCAGGCTTGGGGAGGAAACAAATACAGAATGCCCTGTAAACCTAGATATTTATAATAAAATAAATAACTTTTATAAAAATTATTCGCAGGATTAAGGGAACTTATAAGCCGAGTTCTGTACCTTTGGTGTTAAGGTGGTGACCATCTATCTAGGTATAATGTTACCATTATACTCATGCGACCAACCCGGAAACTACTCGAGCAGCTATGTTTCCCTATTCGGTCTTGCACCAAGTGAGGTTTACCTAATTCCTAACGTCACCGCAGGAACCGTGAGCTCTTACCTCGCGTTTTCACCCTTACCTACTACTGCA encodes:
- a CDS encoding ketopantoate reductase family protein, whose amino-acid sequence is MKISIMGAGAVGSYIGHKLAQIRVNATLIARGSHLESMQKNGLYLETNDGIKLVPVKATDSIESIKNSDLIIYTVKTYHNDVVAKQISKYINPYAKILCLQNGITSWRYLESIIGKHTIIPGLIYIEAQMKKPGYVNQQGNVVDLVFGSIDSSQNDVIHKMVDIFSKAKISFTQTKEILPEIWKKWFFIAVLAGMTCAFNTNIKSILSNNETHQILKQCMKEIEEIGIKKGYQNDSSITESIYQYLIDESDDLIASMKIDLDNKKEIEIDALSGAVIRLGEETNTECPVNLDIYNKINNFYKNYSQD